In the Telopea speciosissima isolate NSW1024214 ecotype Mountain lineage chromosome 6, Tspe_v1, whole genome shotgun sequence genome, aTACCACAAATACCAATCAATTCATTATTCTGAAAAAAGCCAACGATGGACTCCCAAAAGAAGAACATTAACAATCAATGGACATTAAGAGAGGAATTGAagacctataaaaaaaaaaagaaactcatTGAGAGTAGTCCTAGCAAACGCCGTTAGTCTTCTTCTCCATAACCAACTTCATCCATGCAGTAGTGATCTCCCTTTGTGTCTCCAAAGCAGTCTTCTTCACTACAACACGTCCATTACAACACCCGTTCTTCTCTTTACTCTCCACTGCCAAGTTGACCGATATCTTGGCCGGTAGACTGTCAAGATCATGCAGTACCTTCTCGATGTCCAACACAAGTCGCTCGGCAAGGGTGCGAGAGAAATCTTCTCGGATCACAACACGAAGGACTGTTACATGCTGTGCGTCCGGTGGCATTGTGTAAGCCGGCACAATCCACCCAAACCTTCTCAACATGTCCGAAATCTGGAACTCGTTGTACGGTCTGTTGTCCTTAAGAGAGAACGCCACAAGTGGGACACCATTGTCCTTTGAGACGATGTTGAACCTCCCAGTCTTCTCCAATTGTTCACTTAGCACTATCATATTTTCCCTGCAGTTCTCCATGACATTCTTGTAGCCCTGAACATATAATTACACACCCAAGAGCTCTTAGTGTTGGTTCAGAAAGTATTGTGCTATTACCTTATTTACCCAGTTCAAAACTAGGGTTGCATTAGTATAACACTCATTACTCACCTCATAACCCAAGCGAATTAGTTGATAATACTGAGCAATAACTTGATTGGAACCTGCAATGTTTACAAAGCAATAAAGGGTTAATTAATGATCAATTCAGGTGGCATTAGTGTTGGGATTCCACGTAGTAGATGGAAAAATAGTCCCAGATCGGATATGAATGGGGATGTGGTggggttaataggtacttgggcaccctcttcTTAACGgttagcttttgaggatgagttctatCCAAGTACCTAACAATtagaggtgcaagtttggccctaacGTCCCGAGCCTgccctgggttgagatatcttggccttgagggtgggtcagggttgcgaatttctggccctaagtcaAGGCCTGGCTGGGCCatggttgaggcctcgggctgagcccaacccaaccctgtcttctacttcatgttctttcttcttcttttatttttttcttttccttcttcttcctcctctgcccAGCCTGGCCAGCCTATgcatcttccttcttcttctccccccccccccccatggttaggaccaatcagggtcagcctgaTCCGACCCTAAGGATGGGtcaggttggatttttctggcaaTGAGTCAAGGCTGGGCCGgtcttgggcccagctaaggggactcaaggttgggctagggttttaaaagggcCAGCCCAACCTGATCCTGTTGCTGCCCTAGATGGCGTGGCATGTGTagtttgaaattgattttacaTGATAGATTATGGTCTAATTACCTTTAGAGAAGTTGAGGGTGAAGGTGGGCTGGTCAGTTCCAAGGTAATTGATGTGGAAGATGAGTTCTTCAGGCAAGTCTTCCTTGCTCCTCCAGATGGCCCAACCAATACCGGCATAGACAAGACCGTATTTGTGGCCACTAACATTGATGCTCTTAACCAACGGCAAACGGAAGTCCCATTCAAGCTCTGGGTAAAGGAATGGTGCAATGAATCCACCACTAGCTGCATCAACATGAATTGCGGTATCCCATCTGTAACAAGGTAAGATATACTACTATCAGTTTGTGTACACCATAATTTCAATCTCAGAAACTGGGTGAACCAGCCATGTATGAGTTTTTGGTCTACATAATCTCAGCCCGGTTCACAATTGAACCAGTTGGGCTTCTTCAAGATGTACTACTAGGAGGATTGATCAAACTACATACCcagtttgtttgttcttttctaCCAAGAGATCATTCAATCGCTTGACATCTTCGAACTCTCCGTTGAGGGTCGAACCCAAAATAGCGGCGACACAGATGGTGTTCTCATCAACCATTTCGACGGCTTTATCAGGGTCCATCACATAGTAGCCTTCCCTAAGCTTCACCTCCTTCAGCTCAACTTCAAAATACCTTGCAAATTTCTTCCAGCAGACCTAAAACCATAAACCAGACCATTCATTGTGAGTGAACAAAGACAAAGAAATAAGGTAGCTTGGACAGGCCTAGTTTCTAACCCTCTCATGAGGCCCATGGGCTACATTGGGCCTTTCTAGGGATATGCCATATGTTTACTGATTGATGCTAATCCAATGGTGGGTGATACGTGAAGTGCATACCTGAACATTTGCTCCGGTGACAATGTTAGGGTTATCGTAGGGTTTGCCCTCAGCCTTCCTCTTGTTCTGCCATTTCCTCTTGAAAGCAAGACCTGCAAGCATTATCGCCTCCGACGAACCAACAGTTCCAACACCAACAGCAGCTTCTGAATCCCCAAGTGGAGCATTAAATAGATTTGCTATCATGTTGACGCATCGATTCTAAtcaaattaaaaaggaaaagttaCTAATTCAATACTACATCACCTTACTTTAAGTAACAATTAGCTAAAAATAAAGTTCTAAACcaagaaagattctatcaaagTTTCACAATTAATATTATGGGCTcctaaactaggggtgtcaaaccgTTCCTGAAACCAGTGAACCAGACCATAACCAATCAATTAGAACCGGAAAAAATTGGATGCTGCCACCCTACTCTCAGCGGCCCCACGCTGATGCAGGGGTCATTGGCGCAGCCAGCGATCCCCTCAATTATTAAATGAAATATATATTTGCGAGTTCGAttgcattttgttttttttatttcttctcaaatttagcaccgttggatgttgcATCATCCATGTGTCGAGTTTGCAAAACCGCACCACAATGCATTGGTGGTACACTACAGAAGATTTTAATTTGTTTCCTGCAGGGGGATGGCCAGATCCAACTACCATTAGAAAGTGGGGTGTCTAGGGGGAATAACAAGTTGTCAAACTTCTAATAGGAGGAGAGCCGAAGAAGCGACCTCTTGTAGGACTTAGGTCAGCATTCAATTGCGACTAGCAGCCACCACCATGCCAAAGACGCTTCCCAAATCTTCCATTCCACATCAATCATGACACGATAAATGGTTATGTCAACAAAATCCACAAGGTCAAAGTGGAAGAAAGTTTCAATACTATCTTGTGGGAATTGGAAAAACATATCTTGTCTGTCAGTATTTGTATTTTATGGATCTTGTTTGGTGTAACCCTTGGTGGTTAATTGAGTTTGACCACAAGTCGATTAAATGGGCTTGGCACCAAGACAACGACAAATacttggaaaattatctcttccaATTCCCTTGTGCCTGCAATAAAGGGGTGTGGATCCTACCGGGCAAAGTGTTTGGACAGTGACAACCCCTTTAGTAGGTTGTCATGCCCCCCTTCTTTATTACCAGTactagggaactgggccgggtaGAGAACTAAAGAAGATAAAGATACCGAATACCTCGGACTATAAAggtagttttgaataatgacaaaattacccttcatTAATAGCGTTTGTCTCTCCTCTACCGACCTTTTCCCTATTATGACACTTTTTGTCTTGACTCTTGACGCAgtggagaatttttttttaattcatgggTGGACCGTTACGCCACCGTAAGTGGAGGCTGTTAGTctaaaggggggaaaaaaaaaaccgtaaGCGTTTTGCGTAGGTGTGGGCTATTAACAGAAAGAAACGAGATTAACCATCGTCTAAACACCGAAGAAacaagaaacagagagagagagagagagagtctatgCCTGAAGCTCGGTGGTGACAGGGTACTCGTCCATGTCGACGTAGTTCTTGTTAATGGAGGCCATCATGAGTTTATCGCACTCAGGTTCCATCCAGGTGGTGACGAAGGAGGCCAGATTCAGTCTTGGGTTCCCATCCAGCATCAGTTCGTCGTTGATGATCTGATACGCCGCTTCTTTTGGTGTCGAATTCTCCGGCATCTTATACCTTTACAACCCAGAAACAAAATTATCATATCATCTCtaaagagagtttttttttttttttttttttccatcatcTGAACAGAAAGACGAGAGAGCATCAGAGTAATACCTCGGAAGGGAAGTCCTGACGTATCGGGAAGCGAAGGTGGAATGGATGGAGACATCGGACTCCAATGTAGTCTTTGAGAGAACCATGGTTGGTTAATTGGTGCTTTCTGATAACTAGCtagacaaaagagagagagagagagtgagagaagaagaagatgtgaaTAGAAACAGAATTGTAGAAAAGATTTGAAATGCAAGTGTGCAACGAAGGGTTTAAAGGTTTAGATTTTAGTTTGGGGTTTTTGCTTTGGACAAAGAagtgaagagatgaagaggttTTGGGGCCTTTATATAGCCCGAGAGAAACCAGTTTTGAACTTGGAAGGCAGCATCCTCCGCCCTTTCGCCCTTtgttctttcatttttatttttttttccttttctttttaaaataagaCTTTTTGTTCATCAGTTTCatgttgtttttctctttttcctacGAACTTAtacagaaaaaataataataaaagaaaatggagagagagagagagagagagagagagaaaagggtggAAACTGACCATGGAAACAGTAGAAAATGTAAACCTTATAGCACACGGGTTCACACCAATTACCACCAATAGAAATTTTGTTTGgagcaattactatcactctcttatacttagcctatatttattaaaattctCCCTACGATAAATTTCTTTTCTGATATTCCTCTgattttaaacttttacatctccttctcccctcatgtttttacctagtaacctgctaataTATTTATCAATTCTTAGTGAGTGGCTCACAAATTGCTTTTTCCGAAGCAAGAAAGAATTAACCGGTTAACAAATTTGGTTTTACCGAATTTTAGGAACAAGATTTATTTGATActaatttttatcattttttttttttttttaagggataAAGAACACCACCCGATCGAGGGGGTGCGCCGATATTTCGTTCACCCTTGTATCAAGGCGCAGGTACAAGCCGTGCTACGTGACCAAGTGTCGTTCCTTTTCCCTATCTTTTAATCCCTAAAACCTCTTGTTGCTATCTTATTGAATGTACCACCGATCTCATCCCAATATAGCTGAGATCGATACTGATCCCATCCCAATACCAATCCTGCCATCGATTACTAAATTCATGatgatggatgagacaaaagggggaaaaatagATAAATTGACATATGTCCTTAAGTAAGTGCTAATGCATTTAAATATAATTCaatcaaaaaaatattaatttaatCACATTAAAATACATGAGGGGAAAAACTACTTCATTAGTGGGAGGAGTGTTGAAAAGCCAAtgcttttctttcttggttcaATAAAAGCAAACTTGTTAAAATTTTGTTAATCGGTTGGTTCTTTCTTGGTTCCATAAAAGTAACTTGTGAACCACTCACTAAGAGTCGATAAATATACTAGCAGGTTAccaggtgaaaaggaagggcaatctaggtatttaaaaacatgagggaagaaagagatgtaaaagtttaaatgTAGTGGAGtatcaaaaaagaagtttaagataaAAGAGTATTAATAAATATAGGCGAAGTGTTGAGAGTGAAAAATAATTGCCCTTTGTTGAAAAAGGGAATGTGAATTATTAGATTTCCTTGACTGGGAGGCAAGGTGGCAGGAAAGTTCCACCAACCGGAGTAGCAACAATATATTTTCCAAACAAGCCTGTTAGGTAGGTACAGggacaaagaaaggaaataatTCTCTTAATATTCACTCCCCTATATTTTTTCCTATCTGGTTCCATGCTTGGTACAGTGGTCCagtggtccagttcctctcatagggaggtgGAAATAACGACTTAACCACAttcgggcaatgtgttcgggcaggggattaggtcgtcatttccaccccctatgaTAGGTACTGGACCACTCTACAAGGCAGCGAAaccggagaggataatgatcatTTTGTCAGACTCTTCTACCCgaagtttctttttttatttctacgGATAAGAAAACTTtaacctctctttctctcttattaatTCCAAATCTCTACAGTATCCCTactcccttttccttctctttccaccCAAAATCTCCTCTGACATAACTACCTTCTTGTAGCCCCACTCCAACATCACCTCTTTCTTTGTAAGGGAGCATTAGTTTTGGAAATTGAGGATGGAACCAGGATCACGTTCATGTACGTGAACATATGAGAATGGCTCATAGCCATTCAGATAAAATCCACTCAATGGAACCCATATGAAATGGATTCTACCTGAACAACTGTGAGCCACTCGCACATTCATATACGTGAACATCAGCCCAACTTAAGAAGAGGATGGTAACTATGGTTGAGGAAGATGGCACGAGGGgttgcattttcttttcttttgtttttctgtttttttttaggtttttcaaagaaaaaaaaattataaatagacGTT is a window encoding:
- the LOC122664237 gene encoding glutamate decarboxylase isoform X1; this encodes MVLSKTTLESDVSIHSTFASRYVRTSLPRYKMPENSTPKEAAYQIINDELMLDGNPRLNLASFVTTWMEPECDKLMMASINKNYVDMDEYPVTTELQNRCVNMIANLFNAPLGDSEAAVGVGTVGSSEAIMLAGLAFKRKWQNKRKAEGKPYDNPNIVTGANVQVCWKKFARYFEVELKEVKLREGYYVMDPDKAVEMVDENTICVAAILGSTLNGEFEDVKRLNDLLVEKNKQTGWDTAIHVDAASGGFIAPFLYPELEWDFRLPLVKSINVSGHKYGLVYAGIGWAIWRSKEDLPEELIFHINYLGTDQPTFTLNFSKGSNQVIAQYYQLIRLGYEGYKNVMENCRENMIVLSEQLEKTGRFNIVSKDNGVPLVAFSLKDNRPYNEFQISDMLRRFGWIVPAYTMPPDAQHVTVLRVVIREDFSRTLAERLVLDIEKVLHDLDSLPAKISVNLAVESKEKNGCCNGRVVVKKTALETQREITTAWMKLVMEKKTNGVC
- the LOC122664237 gene encoding glutamate decarboxylase isoform X2, with product MVLSKTTLESDVSIHSTFASRYVRTSLPRYKMPENSTPKEAAYQIINDELMLDGNPRLNLASFVTTWMEPECDKLMMASINKNYVDMDEYPVTTELQNRCVNMIANLFNAPLGDSEAAVGVGTVGSSEAIMLAGLAFKRKWQNKRKAEGKPYDNPNIVTGANVQVCWKKFARYFEVELKEVKLREGYYVMDPDKAVEMVDENTICVAAILGSTLNGEFEDVKRLNDLLVEKNKQTGWDTAIHVDAASGGFIAPFLYPELEWDFRLPLVKSINVSGHKYGLVYAGIGWAIWRSKEDLPEELIFHINYLGTDQPTFTLNFSKGSNQVIAQYYQLIRLGYEGYKNVMENCRENMIVLSEQLEKTGRFNIVSKDNGVPLVAFSLKDNRPYNEFQISDMLRRFGWIVPAYTMPRDAQHVTVLRVVIREDFSRTLAERLCVGLREGTA